In Myxocyprinus asiaticus isolate MX2 ecotype Aquarium Trade chromosome 27, UBuf_Myxa_2, whole genome shotgun sequence, the DNA window TGCAGCTAACTCCTGCCTCATCTACATCCATAGGCTCTGTTTTCAGTCTAGAAGCTCCAGTTGAGCCTGCAGCCTCCCCTGTGCTGGAGTTGTTTTGTTGTGGCAAATCATCAGGCAAGGAAGCAAGACACCCCTGGATCATCTCCACCACTCGCTCCAGGTGCTTCTGGAAACGCTCTGCTGTCTCCAGCCTCTGTCTCTTCTGAACCTCCATCATGACGCGAAGCGTCTCCCTGGCCTGGTGGGGTCGGTACTCATTTATGAGGTGATGCATGTGGACAAAAATGAGTTTCAAGTCCTCCAGCTTCTCCTCTCGCTTAATGCTGCCTGGGCTTTTAATGAGGATGTCCAGAAGGTCGAGGAAGTTTACCAGGATGGACATATTTAGCTTCTTCAGCTCTCTCTTGTGGTCAAACTGCATTGGGTGGAGGCGCTCAATGCCCTGGCTCTCCAAAGGCCGAATGATGAGGTCATCACATTGGAAATGATTACCAAACATCATATAACTGTCTCGAATAGGTGGAGGGGGTTTAGGGACCAGTCCTTTTCGCACATTCTCATCCGTGTACTCCTTGATGTACTGCATAGGAGGTGGCGGAAGAGCACTGACCTGCTGTGGCTCCCCCATTTTGACTATCTAATAAACATAAAAGGGgacaaaatcaaatatatttattagATACATCAGTGGAATTACtcattactattaatattcattTAAACTTTGCCTAAAATATTTGCAATACATGAGAAATCAGTAACACGTCACAACAATGTTGCATTAGTTAAATTAGTTAACATTACCAacgagcaatacttttacagtacatATTGATCTTGGCTAATGTCGTTTTTAACAtgcactattacatttttaatattgtttaaaaaagatGTATACTTAAATAAGATGTTTATTTTAACATAATTGTATGTAGATAACATACATatcttaatgcattatgaactaacaactCAATTAATATTAAGCAAGATTATTAcagtctttaaaaaataaaatacactgtTCACTGTTAGAGCATGATacctaattcattaactaatgctaatgtAAAGAACCTATTGTAAAGTGTGCCAAAATAATCTGTTCCAAACCGAATTTGcttttctaaaacattttattgtaaatcaAACATAGTGGAGAGTATAGCAAATACGTTTTCCAACAacgtaaaaattacttttttaatcaataatacCGGTTTATAATCAATAAACACAACTAAGCTAACTGCTACCGTTCACCAAATAAACGATACAAAGATTCACAAAGCATTTGTCCTTACGGATCTCATCACTGCAGTATTCAACAAAATAACACATACCGAAACTGCAGCCTTTATTAATAATAAGTCAGCTACATAAAAAGATAACTAGTAAACATAGAAAAGACGCTCGAGTCGTCTAGCATGTCTCGACTGCATCAGATTTAAATATGGAGCGACTGGATTGGTACCCAGTGCCCCAGCAACGATTAATTTCATTGGCCAAAGATAAATGAGGCgggttcaaaataaaagcctgttAAATGTCGTGATAAACGTTTGAGCGGACATGAATTATAAAATTAATCATGCTGACGGCATATTTGCTGGAAAATGTTCTATTTTCTTGACATAATTTCGCACCTCTTTAACCCCCACACAAAACACTAAAACAATCTCATTTTCAGCTGTCGTGTATGCACTAGCAGAGGTGAACAGTAATTAAGTCATTCTTTGATAGCTATTATGACACCGATGCGGTTGCCTTATAAATGTCTGCGGTTAGAGAATTTCACCCTCGGCCCCTAATGTATCCTCTTCAAAATATTACTACTCATGCAAGAGAATTTCTAGGGCAATCATATTCTAGTTCACTGTTTCCCTGACAGTAAGTAGAAATGGTCAGATGAATCCTGCAAATGAACCtgataataatgtattattattaattattattattgttagtagtagtagtagtaaagaataattatgtaatatgTATGCATAAGTTATCTCATATGTAATCATGTCATTGTGTGTACGTGTGCGCGCGCGCACGCCTGCATTTGATTGTTTGAGAGTTTCTCTTGCAGCCTACCTCAGGAAGAGGTTTAGTCAAGTATCAACTCCGGAAACCTATGCTTTATATATCAGTATGAATTCTACCAGTGGATAACTAGTGATTGCCTCACATCATGAGCTTCGCCATGAGTCAACTTTCCATGTGGTAATTAAATATCCGAATTTCACCATGTACCCACGGGTTATCTTAAAGGACACCTTGTACAAGAAATCACAGCAGAAGAGAAGAACTTCACCATGCAATTACAAAGAGAGAATTTTCGTGTTAAACACACAGGATCTGACATACTATGAACATCGACCTGGGGTAGGTATTCACACCTTCTGAAGACATTTTACTGCAACTGTCATGCATTATTTGCAAACGTGAGCAATGCTGTAAGTACATATCATAGCCTACCTGTGATGTACCAGTAGAATAGAATAACAAGCCATGCCTTTTATATTGCCCTAGAAAAAGCCAACTCAAAAAGGTTGCATTGAGCTATCACACATCAAGTGTGTGGAGATTGTACGCAGTGATGTTCCCATACCCTGTAATTACAAGTACCCTTTCCAGGTAAGAATGAGGTGAAGTTCTGCTTAATGTCTTTGTTGGGGTAAAAGAGCACATATAGAAGACCTAACTAAACTTAATCAGTGTTTCTCATTAGAGTCTTATGACTGAAAACAGAATAGGCTACCAATAAACATTGtgtgtttgatttttgtttaaattgcacacatttttttttttccgttaaTATTTGTTGACAGGTCGCCCATGACAGCTACTATCTTTACATCTTTGCTCCAGACAATGACTGCAGGTTAAAATGGGTCAGAGCTCTGAAAGAAGGTGAACAGCTGTTACAAAGTGCTATACACATATTTAAGAAAACAGAAAAGTGAAACGGaacaaaaaaaagttgaaaagaaaaatacattcttATTTTTTGTGTAACATTATGGAAATAATATATGATCTTTTTAAATCAATACTTCAAATGTAAATACTTAAAAACTACCAATTgaaaaactttaatttttttgtctcatttcttTATCCTATCAAGCGACACAATGTAACAACTTGTTTATGAAGTATCACCCTGATTTCTGGGGAGAAGGGAAATGGAGATGTTGTCATCAGACAGATAAGCTGGCAACGGGATGCAGTGAATATTATCCCAATGGAGGTGCAaactgttttattgttgcattatgtAAAACAGCTGCT includes these proteins:
- the LOC127417711 gene encoding mediator of RNA polymerase II transcription subunit 7-like, whose protein sequence is MGEPQQVSALPPPPMQYIKEYTDENVRKGLVPKPPPPIRDSYMMFGNHFQCDDLIIRPLESQGIERLHPMQFDHKRELKKLNMSILVNFLDLLDILIKSPGSIKREEKLEDLKLIFVHMHHLINEYRPHQARETLRVMMEVQKRQRLETAERFQKHLERVVEMIQGCLASLPDDLPQQNNSSTGEAAGSTGASRLKTEPMDVDEAGVSCMVPQMDQNMLSKRDKVWDKDAAMCSIIDEMT